The sequence below is a genomic window from Flavobacterium lipolyticum.
TTCGTGAATTTGTGGCTAAAAAAATAAAGTTTCTCGCAGATTTTGCAGATCAGGCAGATAGAGTAAAATCTGCTAAATCTGTGGAATCTGCGAGCAAAAAAACTTTGCGGACTTAGCGAATAACTTAGCGCCTTTGCGGTTAAATAATTACAAGATTGAAAAATAAATTGAAAGCGTTTCTTCAACGCATTATAAACTGGATCAAAAAGAACAAAATAAAATCAGCAATTGCATTTGTGCTTTTGCTGATTTATTATTTCTCCATTCCCCGAACATTGTTTAAAGAGCCGTACTCAACGGTTATCGAAAGTAAAGAAGGAGAACTGCTGGGAGCTAAAATTGCTCCTGATGGGCAATGGCGTTTTCCGGCACAGGATAGTGTACCGGATAAATTCAAAAAATGTATTGTTTATTTTGAAGACGAGTATTTCTATAAACACCCCGGTTTTAATCCGGTTGCGATGGTAAATGCCATCAAACAAAACCAAAAAGCAGGAAAAGTAGTTCGCGGAGGAAGCACACTGACGCAACAAGTCATCCGATTGTCCCGAAAAGGAAAAGGAAGAACCTATTTTGAAAAATTGATTGAAATGATTCTCGCCACGCGATTGGAGTTAGGCTATTCTAAAGATGAAATTCTCGAGTTGTATGCGGCCCATGCTCCGTTTGGAGGCAATGTTGTCGGGCTCGAAATGGCCTCGTGGCGTTATTTTGGCGTTCAGTCCAATCAATTATCATGGGCAGAGAACGCTACTTTGGCAGTTTTACCTAATGCACCGAGTCTAATCTATCCGGGAAAAAATCAGATCAAATTATTGAACAAGCGAAACCGACTTCTTCTTAAACTGCATAAAGAAGGCGTAATCGATCAGCAAACGTATGAACTTGCTATTGAAGAACCTTTGCCTCAAAAACCGTATGATTTGCCTCAGATAGCGCCTCATTTATTGCAAAGAGCCGCTAAAGATCAGGAAGGAACAAGGGTAAAGACTACGATTGATTATGCGCTGCAAAACAGAGTCAATCAAATTGCAAGATATTATTACAATCAATACAAACAGAATGAAGTATACAATCTGGCGATTTTGGTCATTGATGTTTCCAATCGAAATGTAATCAGTTACGTAGGGAATGCTCCAACCGATAAAGACCATCAAAAAGATGTTGATATTATTGACGCACCCAGAAGTACAGGGAGTATCTTGAAACCTCTTTTATATGCCGGAATGCTGGACGATGGTGAATTATTGCCGAATACTTTAGTTGCCGATATTCCAACGCAGATTGCCGGGTATACTCCGCAAAATTTCAATCTGACCTTTGACGGAGCAGTGCCGGCACATCGGGCTTTGTCGCGCTCTCTCAATATCCCGTCGGTTTTGATGCTGCAGGAGTTTGGCGTGAATAAATTTTATGAGGAATTGCAGAAATTTAAATTGAAGGATATCAATAAAACACCCGATCATTATGGATTATCCCTTATTTTAGGAGGAGCCGAAAGCAATTTGTGGGATCTATGCCGAACGTATGCAAATTTGTCTTCTACACTAAATTATTATGTTAAGAATCAGGCTCAATACCGAACGAATGAATTTACGGAATTAAATTATAAGAGCAATTTTGAGCCCGATTTTGGCTCCGAAAGTGATCAGAAGAATATCTTGGGTGCCGGATCAATTTGGGCGGCTTACAACGCCATGGAAGAGGTCAACAGGCCGGAAGGAGATGAAGCCTGGAAGTTTTACGACAGCTCGCTTAAAATTGCCTGGAAAACCGGAACCAGTTTTGGTAATCGCGATGCCTGGGCAATTGGTACAAATTCAAGATATGTGGTGGGAATCTGGGTTGGGAATGCAACAGGTGAGGGGAGGCCTACTTTAACAGGAGTTACAAGTGCCGCACCGATTTTATTTGATGTTTTTAATTTACTGCCAAGACAAAGATGGTTTCAAACGCCTTATAAAGATTTAGCAGAAGTTGAGGTTTGTCGTTTAAGCGGTTATTTGGCCAAAGACGGCTGTCCGAAAATAAAGCAATGGGTTCCCAAAAAAGGGAAGTCGACCAGCGTTTGTCCGTATCACAAAACGGTTCATCTCGATATAACCGGACAATTTCAGGTAAACAGCAGTTGTGAGAGTATTGATAATATGGTGACAAAAAACTGGTTTGTTCTGCCTCCGGTTATGGCATGGTATTACAAAAGCCAGCATATTGAGTACTCGCCTTTGCCTCCGTTTAAAGAAGGCTGTCAGGGTACACAAACCACAACAATGGATTTTATTTATCCCAAAACCAATGGTAAAATTTATTTAACCAAAGATTTTAATAGCAAAGTTCAGCCCGTGATTTTAAAAGTAGCCTATTCCGAAAGAGAAAAAGAGCTTTTTTGGTACGTGGATGACGTTTATAAAGCCACCACAAAAACTTTTCACGAATTGCCGGTTACGCCTACTTCAGGAACGCATTATATCACAGTAGTAGATGCTTCTGGCAATGAAATCAGACGAAAAATTGAAATTGTGAGGGAGTAAAAGGAAGGGCAAAGTTTAAATTCTAAAAACCAATTAGAGATCAGGATGTTTTCTGCCTGTCTGAGAGGGATAGAAGTTTTTCCTGGTGTATCTTTGACTTTGCGCAGACGGACATTTGATTTTTTTGAAAAATGGGATTAAACTAATAAATTGCTTTTTATTAGTTTGACAGAGCTTTTGCTGATATCTAAGGAAGATGCTATTTTTTCGAACAGACTCAAGGATTGACTTACTTCTTCAAAAATTTGATTCGCATTTTTAACACCAAAATGTCTCGCTAATTCATGTAGTTGCTTTAGTCCGGGGTTTTTGCTTTCTCCGGCTACAGTTGTACTATGAAGCCCGTATGAGGAATTAGAAAAAGTCAGGTCATAAGCAGGTGAAAATTTCCAATCTCCATTTTTATTCATCAGAAAAGAGAAATTTTTGCTATGATCGTCTCTGTTATGTGCCAAAACATTAAAAGTAGCCAATCGTAATACTTTGGCATAGGCATTAAAGTCTTTTTCTAATATAAATGCACAATCCATTAAATGTCCGTAATCTAAAGTGCTCATTCTGTAGTTGTCATGTAATAATCCTGACACAGAGTGAAGGTGGATTTTTTCATTCTTTATTCTGTCAAAACGCTTACAGCCAAAAAAATAATTGCCTTTTTTACTTTTGAATAAGCGAAATTCGTTGACTTCAATTCCTGCATTTTGCGCCATTTTATTGTAAGCGTATTCAATTAATGCGATGTCTGGCAAATCATTAGAAGAAGGGAATTTAATGATCCAATGTTCGAAATCATCCGGTAAATCAGATTTTCCATAAAATAGTTGTTCTGTTTTGGAATTAAAGCCTACTAAGATTTTGGGTCTTGCTCCACCGGATGAGCCTCCAAGTTGAAACAGTTCTTCTATTATTTCTTCAGAAGTTCCGTTTAGAATAGTTGTTATTTCATCTGAAATATGATCTAAATCAATGTTACTTGAAAGGCTGTTTGTGTTTTCATGTTCTGGCTCATATGAAATGGCTCCAATGCTATTATTATCAATAAAAGTTAATCGGTCTAATGCTGTTATACTATTTAAGCTGATTCCTTCAGAGAGTAATTTTCTGTCAAGCAGTAATTTCCCCCATCCATCAGGAATAGAATCAGAGAAAACACCAAAAAGTCCGTCAAAATGAAGTTCGTTCGGAGTGAGGATTTCTCTGGATAATTTCATTTTAAAGGGTGAAATTTCTAAGCCGCCTTCTATAAAATCGGGATGGTATTTGAAATAGATTTTGTTTTTATTTTGCACTAAATCACCTATTTCTGTCTTATGGCTTCCAAGATTTAAAAAGGTTTTTACTTTTGAAGTATTTTGCATAATTAAGGTTTAAATAATTTTTCAATTTCTTTTAAATTGGTGTCAATTTTAAATATAGAATTGAAATCCTCTAATCGATCAAAGAGGTGGGCGAGTTTTAATAGAGATTCTAGTGAGATTTGCCCAGTTTGCTCAAAACGCTTGATACTTCCCAGGGAAACGCCAGATTTATTGGCTAATTCAGATTGTGCTATTTTTTTGCTTTTTCTGAACTTTCTGAATTGCTCGGCTAATTCACTTTGAACCTGACTAGGTGTTTTGTTGATGGAGTAGTTTTTCATTTTGGCTAAAATATTAGCTAAATATACAAAATTTATACTATATTGGATAATATATTATCTATTGTTTTTTAGGGATCTATTTAGGATGTTATACTTGTTTAATAAGGTTTACAGTTTAGGTTCGCGAAAAAGCATAAAAAAACCGTCTCGTTAAAAAAACGAGACGGTTTTGTTTTTATTCTGAAATAACATTTCCTTTTTTATCATAGAAATGGTATTCTAAGTACGTGTAAGCGTCACGAGGTATGATTTTCACCCATTTCTTATGTTCAAAAAACCATTTTGAACGTAATGATGGAAAACCTTTACTGAGGTATGCAGCCACAAACGGATGTACGTTAAGCACAACACTTTTGTGGGTTTTTAGAATTCTATCTAAATCAGATGAGATTTTATCAATGATTAAAATTGGCGCTTCAATTTCGCCATGTTCATTGTTCGGATCTTCTTCTCTGGTTTTAATATTAACTTCTGGTCTTACGCGTTGTCTGGTAATTTGAACTAAACCAAATTTACTAGGCGGTAAGATTTTATGCTTTGCTTTATCGTCGCTCATTTCTTCTCGCAAGAAGTCGAACAAAACCTTCCTGTTTTCTGGATTAGACATATCGATAAAATCAACTACGATTATTCCGCCCATATCACGCAAACGAAGTTGTCTGGCAATTTCGGCGGCGGCAATCATATTCACTTCCATAGCAGTGTCTTCCTGGTTGGTTGCTTTATTCGAACGATTTCCGCTATTTACGTCTATAACGTGAAGAGCTTCAGTATGTTCGATAATAAGATAAGCACCTTTACTCATGGAGACGGTTCTTCCAAAAGAAGTTTTGATTTGTCTCTCTATATTGTATTTCTCAAAAATTGGAGTGTCATTTGATTGATAAAACTTAACAATCGATTGTTTTGAAGGTGCAATTTCTTGCAGATATTCCTTCGTTTGATGGTACAACTCTTCATCATCTATTTGAATACCACTAAAGGTATCGTTGAAAACGTCTCTTAATATGGAAGAAGCTCTGTTGAGTTCTCCTAATACTTTTGAGGGATGATGAGCAGTTGGTAATTTTTTACACATTGCAGTCCATC
It includes:
- a CDS encoding helix-turn-helix domain-containing protein: MKNYSINKTPSQVQSELAEQFRKFRKSKKIAQSELANKSGVSLGSIKRFEQTGQISLESLLKLAHLFDRLEDFNSIFKIDTNLKEIEKLFKP
- the pbpC gene encoding penicillin-binding protein 1C — its product is MKNKLKAFLQRIINWIKKNKIKSAIAFVLLLIYYFSIPRTLFKEPYSTVIESKEGELLGAKIAPDGQWRFPAQDSVPDKFKKCIVYFEDEYFYKHPGFNPVAMVNAIKQNQKAGKVVRGGSTLTQQVIRLSRKGKGRTYFEKLIEMILATRLELGYSKDEILELYAAHAPFGGNVVGLEMASWRYFGVQSNQLSWAENATLAVLPNAPSLIYPGKNQIKLLNKRNRLLLKLHKEGVIDQQTYELAIEEPLPQKPYDLPQIAPHLLQRAAKDQEGTRVKTTIDYALQNRVNQIARYYYNQYKQNEVYNLAILVIDVSNRNVISYVGNAPTDKDHQKDVDIIDAPRSTGSILKPLLYAGMLDDGELLPNTLVADIPTQIAGYTPQNFNLTFDGAVPAHRALSRSLNIPSVLMLQEFGVNKFYEELQKFKLKDINKTPDHYGLSLILGGAESNLWDLCRTYANLSSTLNYYVKNQAQYRTNEFTELNYKSNFEPDFGSESDQKNILGAGSIWAAYNAMEEVNRPEGDEAWKFYDSSLKIAWKTGTSFGNRDAWAIGTNSRYVVGIWVGNATGEGRPTLTGVTSAAPILFDVFNLLPRQRWFQTPYKDLAEVEVCRLSGYLAKDGCPKIKQWVPKKGKSTSVCPYHKTVHLDITGQFQVNSSCESIDNMVTKNWFVLPPVMAWYYKSQHIEYSPLPPFKEGCQGTQTTTMDFIYPKTNGKIYLTKDFNSKVQPVILKVAYSEREKELFWYVDDVYKATTKTFHELPVTPTSGTHYITVVDASGNEIRRKIEIVRE
- a CDS encoding type II toxin-antitoxin system HipA family toxin; this encodes MQNTSKVKTFLNLGSHKTEIGDLVQNKNKIYFKYHPDFIEGGLEISPFKMKLSREILTPNELHFDGLFGVFSDSIPDGWGKLLLDRKLLSEGISLNSITALDRLTFIDNNSIGAISYEPEHENTNSLSSNIDLDHISDEITTILNGTSEEIIEELFQLGGSSGGARPKILVGFNSKTEQLFYGKSDLPDDFEHWIIKFPSSNDLPDIALIEYAYNKMAQNAGIEVNEFRLFKSKKGNYFFGCKRFDRIKNEKIHLHSVSGLLHDNYRMSTLDYGHLMDCAFILEKDFNAYAKVLRLATFNVLAHNRDDHSKNFSFLMNKNGDWKFSPAYDLTFSNSSYGLHSTTVAGESKNPGLKQLHELARHFGVKNANQIFEEVSQSLSLFEKIASSLDISKSSVKLIKSNLLV
- a CDS encoding Rne/Rng family ribonuclease; translation: MNKELIIRSSSEAVDFALLKDGKLIELHKEEEKSNFQVGDIFIAKIRKPVAGLNAAFVNVGFEKDAFLHYHDLGPNLASQLKFIKLVSAGKIKDFSLKTFQFEKEIDKDGIITDILSANQSVLVQVVKEPISTKGPRISAELSLAGRFIVLVPFSDRVSISQKIEDKKEKDRLKKLVLSIKPKGFGVIVRTVAEGKNVAELEKDLQNLLGRWTAMCKKLPTAHHPSKVLGELNRASSILRDVFNDTFSGIQIDDEELYHQTKEYLQEIAPSKQSIVKFYQSNDTPIFEKYNIERQIKTSFGRTVSMSKGAYLIIEHTEALHVIDVNSGNRSNKATNQEDTAMEVNMIAAAEIARQLRLRDMGGIIVVDFIDMSNPENRKVLFDFLREEMSDDKAKHKILPPSKFGLVQITRQRVRPEVNIKTREEDPNNEHGEIEAPILIIDKISSDLDRILKTHKSVVLNVHPFVAAYLSKGFPSLRSKWFFEHKKWVKIIPRDAYTYLEYHFYDKKGNVISE